GAAGTACGTGTCGGTCGACCCGGGCCGTGCTTCGGTGGTGCAGGCTGCGGACAAGAAGAAGTTCGGCGAGCTCTGCAAGGACTACTCGCAGTCCTACCTGTCGGGCCCGCTCATGTTCAAGCACGGCACGAGCTCGGTGGTGCCGGTCGCGAACATGCTGCACACGTTCCCGTACAAGAACCGCACGAACGGCCAGTCGCCCGACGCGAAGACGCTCGACGGCGCGCGCATCGTCGAGAGCTTCGAGACGCGCGGCGGCACCATGCACAACTGCATGACGGGCTGCATCGTGCGCTGCTCGAACATCGTCCACAACAAGGAAGGCAAGTACGTCACGAGCGCGCTCGAATTCGAGACGCTCACGCTGCTCGGCGCGAACTGCGCCGTGGCGAGCTGGGAAGACGTCGCGGAGCTGGATCGCCTGTGCGACGAGCTCGGCCTCGACACGATCGAGACCGGCAGCGCGCTCGCGGTGCTGATGGACGCGGGCCAGCTGCAGTGGGGCGACGCGGCGGCGATGAAGGCGCTGCTGCGCGAGATCCCGACGGGCACCGAGCGCGGCAAGGCCGTCGGCAACGGCGTCGTGGCGGCGGGCAAGCTCACCGGCCACTGGCGCATCCCGCACGCGAAGGGCCAGTCGCTGCCGGCGTGGGATCCGCGGCCGCTGAAGGCCACGGGCGTCACGTACTGCACGAGCGCGATGGGCGCCGATCACACGGCGGGGCTCATCATCAACCCCGGCCTCACCCCTGATAAGTTCGCCTACGAGTCGCAGAAGGCGCAGCTCGTGAACGCGGTGAACGACTCGTCGGGCTTCTGCCAGTTCTTGCAGCCGAGCCTCGACAACATCCGCGCCTTCTACGGCGCGATGGTCGGCCGCGAAGTCTCGCGCGACGAGATCTGGGATCAGGGCTGGCAGATCCTGTGCGACGAGTGGGAGTTCAACAAGCGCGCCGGCTTCAGCGCGAAGGACGACGTGCTCTCCGAGCCGCTGAAGAAGGACCCGATCGGGCCGGCCAACGCCGTGTTCGACGTGCCCGCGGACATCATCGCGGCCGTCTACACGAAGATGAAGCCGGGCGAGGACGCGTTCAGCGCGAAGGCCAGCGGCTGAGGCGCGAGTCGACAGAACAACGCGAACGGCCGGGGCTAACGCCCCGGCCGTTTCACTTCCAGGCTCTGAGGTGACCGATGCGCAGGGCGGCTGCCGAGGGCATCGCGCGGCGGTCGTCCTGGATCGGATACGAAGTCGGCCTCGCGGTTCTCTTTGCAGTTCTGCTGCATCGAAGCTGGGGAACGCGGCCGGATCCGATCATCGACTTCGGTCGCGAGCTCTACGTCCCGTGGCAACTCGGCGAGGGCCGCGCGCTCTTCAGCGAGCTCGCGTGGTTCAATGGCCCGCTCAGCCCGCAATGGAACTGGCTGATGTTCGAGGTGTTCGGCGTCGGTCTTCGCACGCTCGTGCTGGTGAACGCCGTTCTGTTCGCGCTGATCGTCGCGACTCTCCACCGACTCCTGCGTCGCTTCTCGAGCGCGTTCGGCGCATTCGTCGCGTGCTGCGTGGTGCTGTTGGTGTGCGGCTTCGGTCAGCTCGTCGACGTCGGCAACTACAACTTCATCGCTCCCTATTCGCACGAGATGACGCACGGGATCCTGTTGGGTCTGCTGGCGACGGAGCTTGCGCTCAGCTCCGCTTCCGTCCCGCGTCTGGCCAGCGTCTCGGGCTTCCTGGTCGGGCTCGCGTTCCTCACGAAGCCCGAGGTGTTCGTGGCCGCCCTCGGAGGGGCGGGTCTCGGAGTCGTGCTCAGCGCGCCCCTCACGCGTCACCGCGCGGCAGCGTTCGCGGGCGGGCTCTGCCTGCCGCCCCTCGCGAGCGCGGCGTTGCTCGCGGCTTCCCACCCGCCGTGGGACGCGCTGCGCTTCACGCTGGGTGGTTGGCCCGAACTGTTCATGACCGATGTGAGCGACTCCCCGTTCCATCGGGCCGGCATGGGCCTCGACGCTCCGGTCGCGCGCATCCGCGAGATGTTCGTTGCTGCAGCGGCCGCGGCGGCAGTGATGGCTCCAGGCATTCTGATCGCTCGGATTCGGAAGCTTGCGGCCTTTCCGCGAGTCGCGCTGGCAGCTTCGCTCAGCGCAGCGGCGCTTCTCTTCCTCTTGATCGCGAAGGGCGCTCCAATGCTGGCGTCGGCGCGCGTGCTGACGCTGCTGACGCTGGCGGCGACGCTCTTCGCCGCCGTGAGGCTCGCGCGCGAGCGGACCTCCGAGTCCGTCGCGCTCTTCGCTTTCGCGGCGTTCGCCCTCGCCGCGCTGTTGAAGCTCGGCCTCAACGCGCGCGTCGTCCAATATGGATTCGCGCTCGCGTTGCCTGCCCTTGCGCTCGCGAGCGTCGGTCTCGTCGACGCGCTTCCGCGCCTTCTCTCGGCGAAGGGCTTCGACGCAGTCGCGGCGCGCGCGACCGCGCTGGTCCCCCTGCTGGGCTTTGCCTGGTTCGCATGGGCGACGACGGAGCTCGCGATCTCGCAGAAGACCGTCCGCGTGGGATCGGGGGCGGACACGTTCCTCGCGGACGAGCGAGGGCGCGTTCTCGCGGAATCGCTGGACTGGCTCGAGGAGCGGCCCCCGGAGCAGGCGCGCTCTCTCGTGGCGTTGCCCGAGGGCGTCATGCTCAACTATCTCGCGCGGATTCCGAATCCGACGCCGTACGTGAATTTCGTCCCTGGCGACCTCCCGTTGTTCGGCGAACGGAATGTGAGCGCTTCGCTGCGCGTCGCGAGGCCCGAGCTGCTGGCAGTCGTGCACCGCGACACCAGCGAGTACGGCAGCGAGTTCTTCGGCATCGACTACGCCCGAGATCTCGGCGATTGGGTGCGCGAAAGCTACGTGCACGTGAGGACATTCGGAGGTGCCCCGCTCCGTCGTGAGACAGAGTTCGGGATCGAGATCCGCGCTCCCCGCGAGCCGCATCCCGGCCGCCGTTGACGGAGCGCGTCGTCCCGCGGCGGCGCGCATCGCGTACGGTGCCGCGCGTGAGCGCGAACGCCTTCGATCGCAAGTTCGGCGCGGACTTCTTGCGCGAGCTTCCGCGCGCGCCCGCGGTGTACTTGTTCAAGGACGAGCGCGGCGACGTGCTGTATGCGGGCAAGGCGAAGGACGTGCGGCGCCGCCTCGAGGGCTACCGCAACGCAACGCGGCGCAGGGCGCATCGCAAGATGCGCGCGCTCGTGCGCGTCGCGAGCGCCCTCGAAGTGCGCGTCGTCGCGAGCGAACGCGAGGCGCTGCTCACCGAGAACGAGCTGATCCGCACGCTGCGCCCGCCCTACAACGTGGACGGCGCGTTCTCCTTCCTCTACCCGGCGATCGGCCTCGGCGTGCGCGGCCATCAGGTGCTGCTCGGCTTCACCACCGAGCCCGACGCGTGGAGCGATCTGGATCTCGCGT
The sequence above is a segment of the Deltaproteobacteria bacterium genome. Coding sequences within it:
- a CDS encoding aldehyde ferredoxin oxidoreductase, coding for MADRMIYVDMTNQTVELKPFPEKYRLLGGRGLSAKILLDECNPKCDPLGPENVLVLAPGVLSGTAAPTSGRISVGCKSPLTGGIKEANTGGQPGQHLVKLGYRAIVVKGQPKDANKRYALEVNAEGVKVVAADEYKGLLNYTLCERLATKYPKTTSFISIGPAGEMRLTGSSVATTDQDNRYPARHAARGGVGAVMGSKGLKYVSVDPGRASVVQAADKKKFGELCKDYSQSYLSGPLMFKHGTSSVVPVANMLHTFPYKNRTNGQSPDAKTLDGARIVESFETRGGTMHNCMTGCIVRCSNIVHNKEGKYVTSALEFETLTLLGANCAVASWEDVAELDRLCDELGLDTIETGSALAVLMDAGQLQWGDAAAMKALLREIPTGTERGKAVGNGVVAAGKLTGHWRIPHAKGQSLPAWDPRPLKATGVTYCTSAMGADHTAGLIINPGLTPDKFAYESQKAQLVNAVNDSSGFCQFLQPSLDNIRAFYGAMVGREVSRDEIWDQGWQILCDEWEFNKRAGFSAKDDVLSEPLKKDPIGPANAVFDVPADIIAAVYTKMKPGEDAFSAKASG